In the genome of Pusillimonas sp. T7-7, the window GACCAATAAAATCAAGGGCTTACAAGCGAAAACTTGTAAGCCCTTGTCTTATGTGTCGGTTTTTATACTTTTCTGCAACAGACACCATTCACAACCTCAGAGATCTCCAACCTTCTTAGGCGCTACGAGCCGTCTACCAAAGCGGACGTACCATTGTCCGAATCGAGCGCCGATCCAGCCTACGAGTGCACCTGCCACTACTTCGACAGGCCAGTTAGCCCCAGAAATAATGCTCAGCAGACAACCAAGCATCACATAAAGCTGTAGCCATTTCCGTATCAGACTACCCACATGATTCCAAGCCAGGCAGGCCAACATCAAAGATATTGCTGGGGCTGAGGCGGGCAACCCTTCGTGCCATAAAATTGGAGCCAGTGTTGCAACAGTATCCGGAAGCACTGCCCATGGCCGAGGCATCAAAGTGATATTTTGGAAGGTGTACACAGAGCACCACACCAAACTGAACGCGATGATGAGTCCGACCATGAACTCCCCCATGCTCTCAAGTTGCTGCTCCGTCGCCGTGTGGCGTATCCGCATATAACGATAACCAAGAACGACGACAACGCAGGCAACCGTCCAATAGCTGTACCCGTAGCTTGCCAATTCCCACGCGCTATCAAGATATGGAAAATGCAGCGAGTAGAGAACAGTAAACAGCCACTCATTCAAACCAAACCAGTCGTAGAGCAGTTCTTTCACTATCGTTCTCCTTCAGGTCATTGCTAAAACGCCCGCATACAGCTAAGGCCTCACTCCTTGGTTATTATTCTGCCTCGACCTTGGAGAACATCGTTGAGTTAATGAACACGCCCCTTGGCTAATATTTTTTATTGTTCATTTTTTAAAACTAAGTAAACATTTTTGTTCATATTAATGAACATTTTTTTTATTCATTGATAGCAGGTATGAAATTGTTATGAAATAAACGCCAGCATATTTTTGATTTCTGGCCGCCAAGGCATGACGCTTTCATCCCTGATTTTTCTTTCCTTTTTGTCGACGCCAATTGCGTATTTAGTGGCACGTTATTGGAGTCCGACAATTGTCGCGCTCGTTCCTGCCTTGCTTTTTTTGGGGTTTGCCTATCACATCCCAGTGGTAACGCAACTGGACGTGGTCGTTCAGCACGTTCACTGGATACCCTCTTTAGGAATTTCTCTTTCATTTCGTCTTGACGGTCTGTCCCTGATCTTTGCTCTGTTGATAACGGGGATAGGCACAGCCATTTTTCTCTATGCTTCCGCTTACCTGCCGAGTAATTGGCGGACGCCCAGGTTTTTTGCGTCATTGACCGTTTTCATGGCCTCGATGCTCGGCGCCGTCATCTCGGATGACCTTTTCGGGCTATTGGTATTCTGGGAACTGACTAGCCTGTCGTCGTTCATGCTGATTGGATACGATCCTAGTCAAGCAAAGTCCCGGCGCTCTGCGCAGCAGGGACTGCTCATAACCGTAGCAGGCGGTCTCGCCATGCTTGCAGGTATGGTTTTGTTGGGAAATCTTGCTGGCACATACCGAATTTCAGAAATCTTAACGACCCATGCCGGGGATATGCCAACGGGCCCAGCCGGGACAGCAATCCTCATCCTGATCGCGCTCGGGGCGTTCTCTAAATCCGCCCAGTTTCCGCTGCATTCTTGGTTGGCTAACGCAATGGTGGCTCCCACGCCAGTGTCAGCCTATCTACATTCGGCAACCATGGTGAAGCTTGGCGTCTATCTGATGGCACGTCTAAGCCCAGTCTTATCAGATATCGAGCTTTGGACGCCGCTCTTGATGAGTGTAGGCAGTATCACCATGCTTTCTGGAGCGTTTCTTGCGCTTCGAGAAACCGATCTTAAACGCATTTTGGCCTACACAACCATCGTCTCCTTGGGCACACTCATCACACTCATTGGGGTGGACCACCCTGCTGCGGCAACCGCAATGGTGGTTTTCCTGGTAGTGCATGCACTCTACAAGGCATGCCTATTCATGATTGCAGGCATCATTGACCATTCGACAGGTACGCGCGATAGCTCGGTCTTGGGCGGCCTTGCCAGAGCCATGCCGATTACCGCAACAATCGCCTGTATAGCCTCATTGTCGATGGCGGGCCTTCCACCTCTATTCGGATTCATCGGCAAAGAGCTCATATATGAAGCCGCTCTTTCCGCCCAAGTCTCCTACATTACATTCGCAGTTCTAATCGTGGCTAATGCATGCATGGTGGTGGTTGCCGGAGTCATTGCATTGCGATGCTTCTTCGGACGCTCTTCAGATGTGTCGGGCCGCGCTGCTTTGAGACTCCATGACCCTTCAATCCGCATGTGGATTGGTCCGCTGGTTCTAGCCGTACTAGGTTTGGCTTTCGGGCTAATGCCTCAGTGGATTCAAGGTCTGCTGGCAGCATCGGCCACTTCAGTGCAAGGTGACACGGTCGCCCTTCATCTCAGCCTCTGGCACGGAATTTCGCCCATGTTGGTTTTGAGTGTAGTGACCTTGATCATCGGTTTTTTGATCTATCTCTTCTGGGGCCGCATTCAACATCGCTTGAAGTCTTTCGCCTTTATCGACGAAAAAGGGCCCGATGTACTGTATGACCGGGCGCTGGACGCCCTGGCCAAGCTCTCCAACTGGCAAACAGGCCTGATTCAAACTGGAAGCTTGCGGCACTACATGGCGATGAGCGTGGGCATCGTGGCAACAACCACTTTAATCACCATGATTGTGAATGACGCACTAGTGTTGCCGACGCTTCACACCAACGGTATGGGTATCGATTTCGTATTACCCCTTCTATTGATTGCGTCGACCATCATGGTGCTGCGCTCACGCGGCTTTGTACAAGGAATCATCTCTGTAGGTGCTGTCGGCTTTGGCGTAGCGGTGGTATTCCTGCTGGGCGGAGCACCTGATCTGGCCTTTACCCAATTCTCAGTCGAGGCCCTGTCCGTAGTTATTCTATTGGCAGTAATCGGCCATATGCCTTTTCGTGCAATAGACCCACGCCCTACCCGGCAGCGAGGCCGGGATGCCCTAATCGGGTTGATGTTCGGGCTGATGTTTATAGCCGTGATGTTCACTGTTGTGGCGCTGCCATTCAACGAGTCCTTGTCCGATTTCTTTCGGGAATCCAGCTATCCCTTGGCTCACGGGCGTAATCTGGTCAACGTCATTCTTGTCGACTTCCGTGCGCTCGATACTTTGGGAGAAATCACTGTACTGGCCCTGGCTGCTTTGGCGGCCGTCGCAGTGTTCTTCAGCTCCAACAAGCAGCATGATCCCAACTCCGGCCACGCGCGAGCCCTTTCCAGGAAAGAGCCATGAACTCCATCATTTTCAGGGTCGGGTCTTCCGTCATCCTTCCATTCGCTTTGCTTTTATCTCTTTTTTTGCTTTGGCGAGGCCACAACGAACCAGGCGGAGGCTTTATTGGCGGCCTGGTTGCGGCAGCCGGCTATGCCAGCTATGCCTTGCCTCGTGGACACACGGCTCTTAGAAAGGTCCTGCCCATCAGCCCAATGCTCCTGCTTGCATTGGGGCTCAGCGCAGCCTTGGCCTCAGGCTTGGCAGGATTGATAGGTAATGCTGCGTACCTCACACACGCCTGGATAGCGATTGGAGGAGTTGCGGTGGGCACGACACTGCTTTTCGATATCGGCGTCTACCTTACCGTACTGGGTGCAATCTTGACATTCCTCAGCCTTTTTCTGGAGCAATGAATGGAACCGCTATACATCATTGCAATTGGGGTGATGGCGGGAACTGCCGCCTATCTCTTGATGTCGCGCAATGTACTGCGGATGGTATTAGGGCTACTTCTATTTGGCAACGCAGCCAACCTAACTCTATTCGTAGCTGGACGCTTGGGCTCGAGCTTGCCCCCGCTCATACCGGGCGATCAAACCACCCTCGCGATCAGCGCCAACCCTTTGCCACAGGCGCTTGTTTTGACCGCGATTGTCATTTCGTTCTCCCTGGTCGTCTTTACCGTAGTGTTGCTGCGTAAAGCGCACGAGCGCTTGCATATTGTAGATACTGAAGAAATGAGAGAAGCAGAACCTGTCAATCAGAGCACAGATGACGATCTGAGCGGAGCAAAGGAATGATATCGTCACATGCTCTGCTCACCCTACCAATTGCTGCACCCTTGGTCGGTCTGGTCCTAACAACACTATTTTGGCGCGCGTCAAAACTACAACGGTTTGCCAGCCTTACTGCAAGCCTCGTCTTTCTTTGGAGCGCCGTTGCTCTGCTTAGCAACACCATTGACGGCACTATCTTGGCAACCCAGTTTGGATCATGGGACGCGCCATTCGGGATCAGCTTCGTTGCCGACAACCTTACATCGGCGATGGTGCTCATAACAGCCATTATGGCAGTGGTGATAGCAATCTATCAGTTGACGGATCCGGAAGAAGATAGTCGTCCAATGTTCCATCCGCTGTATCACGGGCTGCTGTTGGGAGTGACCGGCGCCTTCATGACGGGCGACATCTTCAATATGTACGTGTGGTTCGAGGTCATGCTTATCTCGTCCTTTGGGTTGCTGGTGTTGGGCGGAACCAAAGAGCAACTTGATGCCGGCGTGAAGTACGTCATGCTGAACTTGGTCATGACCACCATATTCTTGGTGGCTGTCGCCTTCCTGTACGGTGCCACAGGCACACTGAACATGGCCGACTTGGCCAACCGGGTCCCGGCCATAGAGAACCCGGGTCTGGTAACCACCTTGGCTGTATTGTTCCTATTGGCCTTTGCCTCTAAAGCAGCTTTGTTCCCACTGTTTTTTTGGCTTCCAGCCTCTTACCACACAGCCAGCACGCCGATCCTGGCGATCTTCGCCGCATTACTGACCAAAGTAGGGGTATATGCCATTGTGCGGTGCTTCACCCTTATTTTTCCAGTCACCGAAGGCTTTGCGACCATCATCGGAGTCATCGCAGCGCTTACTATGGTTACTGGCGTTCTTGGTGCTGCGTCCCACTTCGATATCCGAAAGATCCTTTCTTTTCACATCATCAGCCAGATTGGCTATATGCTCGTTGGCGTCGCAATTGCCACGCCTATGGCTCTTGCGGGCTCGGTGCTTTATATCGTGCACCACATTATCGTTAAGGCCAACCTCTTTCTGATCGGCGGTGTCATAAAACGGAAAACAGGCTCGTATCAGCTAAAGCAAATCGGCGGGCTGCACAGAGCTGCTCCCTTTCTTGCCATCCTGTTCTGCATACCCGCTCTGTCGCTTGCAGGCTTGCCTCCGCTATCGGGCTTCTGGGCCAAATATCTGGTCATCAAGCCTAGCCTTGATGCAGGTAGCTGGTATCTGGCAGCCACCGCCTTGATCGTTGGCGTGCTGACTCTGTACTCAATGCTGAAAATTTGGAACGAGGCATTTTGGAAGTCGTCTGCAACACCTGAGTTCGCAGCGCCGCTGGCCCCGAATAGTTCCTTCGCCGGCCAGTATATTGCCATCGCGACCTTGTCAGCGATCACATTGTGCATCGGCCTGAACCCAGAGCCGTTCGTTGCTTTCTCTATGGAAGCTGCAGCTCAGCTTTCAGACAGTAGTCGCTACATCAATGCAGTGTTGGAGAATCCTTATGCGCGCGATTAGCTGCTTATTAGACTGGACGACCCTCATTCTTACTTTTGCTAAGGAACTGGCAAAATCCGTGCATGATGTCGTGCTGAATGTGATTAAGCCAAACCGTGTCTCTCAAAGCGCAATTGTCGAGATACCTCTGAACGTCAAAAGCGACTTGGGCATAGCGCTACTTGCAAATATGGTAACCCTGACGCCAGGTACGACAACGCTTTACATCTCTGAGAACAAGAAGTATCTATACGCTCATGTAATGAACTATTCGGAATCAGTAGTCACAGACATCAAGCAAGGGTTTGAGCGTCAAATACTGAAGGTATTGCGATGATTGACATCAATACTGTATTTTCAGCCATCGTGGCATTCAGCCTGTTTCTGTTATTTCTATCGATGATTCTTGTGTGCATACGCATTGTGCAAGGACCCCACGCCGGTGACAGGGTTGTCGCCTTGGACATGCTGTGTCTTCTTGGAGTAGGTATGGCTGCACTGGCTGCCATAATCAACGACTCGATGGCTTTTGTCGATGTAGTCCTCGGCATTGCCCTGATCGGTTTTCTTGCAACTGTCGCCTTTGCTGTCTTCATTCAGCGAGGAACCACACAAAGCGGAGAGGATTGATATGTTAATGTGGCTATCCGCATTTTTTGTGCTCTTCGGATCCATCATCACGTTCATTGCGGCCTTGGGCGTTCTT includes:
- a CDS encoding Na(+)/H(+) antiporter subunit B; this encodes MNSIIFRVGSSVILPFALLLSLFLLWRGHNEPGGGFIGGLVAAAGYASYALPRGHTALRKVLPISPMLLLALGLSAALASGLAGLIGNAAYLTHAWIAIGGVAVGTTLLFDIGVYLTVLGAILTFLSLFLEQ
- a CDS encoding Na+/H+ antiporter subunit D; this translates as MISSHALLTLPIAAPLVGLVLTTLFWRASKLQRFASLTASLVFLWSAVALLSNTIDGTILATQFGSWDAPFGISFVADNLTSAMVLITAIMAVVIAIYQLTDPEEDSRPMFHPLYHGLLLGVTGAFMTGDIFNMYVWFEVMLISSFGLLVLGGTKEQLDAGVKYVMLNLVMTTIFLVAVAFLYGATGTLNMADLANRVPAIENPGLVTTLAVLFLLAFASKAALFPLFFWLPASYHTASTPILAIFAALLTKVGVYAIVRCFTLIFPVTEGFATIIGVIAALTMVTGVLGAASHFDIRKILSFHIISQIGYMLVGVAIATPMALAGSVLYIVHHIIVKANLFLIGGVIKRKTGSYQLKQIGGLHRAAPFLAILFCIPALSLAGLPPLSGFWAKYLVIKPSLDAGSWYLAATALIVGVLTLYSMLKIWNEAFWKSSATPEFAAPLAPNSSFAGQYIAIATLSAITLCIGLNPEPFVAFSMEAAAQLSDSSRYINAVLENPYARD
- the mbhE gene encoding hydrogen gas-evolving membrane-bound hydrogenase subunit E; translation: MTLSSLIFLSFLSTPIAYLVARYWSPTIVALVPALLFLGFAYHIPVVTQLDVVVQHVHWIPSLGISLSFRLDGLSLIFALLITGIGTAIFLYASAYLPSNWRTPRFFASLTVFMASMLGAVISDDLFGLLVFWELTSLSSFMLIGYDPSQAKSRRSAQQGLLITVAGGLAMLAGMVLLGNLAGTYRISEILTTHAGDMPTGPAGTAILILIALGAFSKSAQFPLHSWLANAMVAPTPVSAYLHSATMVKLGVYLMARLSPVLSDIELWTPLLMSVGSITMLSGAFLALRETDLKRILAYTTIVSLGTLITLIGVDHPAAATAMVVFLVVHALYKACLFMIAGIIDHSTGTRDSSVLGGLARAMPITATIACIASLSMAGLPPLFGFIGKELIYEAALSAQVSYITFAVLIVANACMVVVAGVIALRCFFGRSSDVSGRAALRLHDPSIRMWIGPLVLAVLGLAFGLMPQWIQGLLAASATSVQGDTVALHLSLWHGISPMLVLSVVTLIIGFLIYLFWGRIQHRLKSFAFIDEKGPDVLYDRALDALAKLSNWQTGLIQTGSLRHYMAMSVGIVATTTLITMIVNDALVLPTLHTNGMGIDFVLPLLLIASTIMVLRSRGFVQGIISVGAVGFGVAVVFLLGGAPDLAFTQFSVEALSVVILLAVIGHMPFRAIDPRPTRQRGRDALIGLMFGLMFIAVMFTVVALPFNESLSDFFRESSYPLAHGRNLVNVILVDFRALDTLGEITVLALAALAAVAVFFSSNKQHDPNSGHARALSRKEP
- a CDS encoding signal peptidase II translates to MKELLYDWFGLNEWLFTVLYSLHFPYLDSAWELASYGYSYWTVACVVVVLGYRYMRIRHTATEQQLESMGEFMVGLIIAFSLVWCSVYTFQNITLMPRPWAVLPDTVATLAPILWHEGLPASAPAISLMLACLAWNHVGSLIRKWLQLYVMLGCLLSIISGANWPVEVVAGALVGWIGARFGQWYVRFGRRLVAPKKVGDL
- a CDS encoding Na+/H+ antiporter subunit E, whose amino-acid sequence is MRAISCLLDWTTLILTFAKELAKSVHDVVLNVIKPNRVSQSAIVEIPLNVKSDLGIALLANMVTLTPGTTTLYISENKKYLYAHVMNYSESVVTDIKQGFERQILKVLR
- a CDS encoding NADH-quinone oxidoreductase subunit K; the encoded protein is MEPLYIIAIGVMAGTAAYLLMSRNVLRMVLGLLLFGNAANLTLFVAGRLGSSLPPLIPGDQTTLAISANPLPQALVLTAIVISFSLVVFTVVLLRKAHERLHIVDTEEMREAEPVNQSTDDDLSGAKE
- a CDS encoding monovalent cation/H+ antiporter complex subunit F codes for the protein MIDINTVFSAIVAFSLFLLFLSMILVCIRIVQGPHAGDRVVALDMLCLLGVGMAALAAIINDSMAFVDVVLGIALIGFLATVAFAVFIQRGTTQSGED